Proteins from one Dermacentor variabilis isolate Ectoservices chromosome 1, ASM5094787v1, whole genome shotgun sequence genomic window:
- the LOC142571562 gene encoding uncharacterized protein LOC142571562 has product MYVLQALHCSRLRLQALHRAFATFIWSSSCKSMRRDNLYLPLECGGPGLVHRFVRQIVSRLFFFRDSDHPFLREMLQLRLVHLVPNIVVSSNAKDVPQAPWGFLKEIVDTFLFLKVRFNLEYVFTASRKAISAALVDSIFLDPLYRVPYLSRPYKDVLKRVRKMCVPPGVKTFFFKLHSETLPAKTWLNSRGCFVPWSTNCRLCPRAETIDHCFIDCRDAVFFWDILQRTLKKDIDITPYSIGFLPFKVTGGPPYDMFIVLGLYSLWRSRLCDRHAESPRSTKSFFRESAAYIRSVYAAQEPPPD; this is encoded by the coding sequence ATGTATGTGCTGCAAGCACTGCACTGCTCTcgacttcgccttcaggcactgcatcgcgcatttgcaacatttatttggagttcgagttgtaaatcgatgcggcgcgacaatctgtaCCTCCCCCTTGAATGTGGTGGTCCAGGATTAGTCCACCGcttcgtcaggcaaattgtttctcgcctgtttttctttcgagacagcGACCATCCgtttttgcgtgaaatgttgcaacttcGTTTAGTTCACCTTgttcctaatatagtagtgtcatcaaatgccaaagatgttccacaggctccttggggctttctcaaggagattgttgacacatttcttttcttgaaggtTAGATTCAAcctggagtacgtgttcactgcgagtcgaaaagcaatttctgcggcactggtggactctattttcttagatcctttgtatcgtgtaccttatttaagccgaccttataaggatgtacttaagcgcgtccgaaaaatgtgtgtacctcctggagtaaaaacatttttctttaaattacattcggaaacactccctgctaaaacttggttgaattcgagaggttgctttgtgccgtggtcaacaaactgtcgactctgtccacgtgccgaaaccatagatcactgtttcatagactgtagggacgctgtatttttctgggacattctccaacggacgcttaaaaaAGACATTGACATTACTCCATATTCAATTgggtttctaccgtttaaggtcacgggtggtcctccctatgacatgttcatagtacttggtttatatagcctatggagaagtagactgtgtgatcgccatgccgaaagcccgcgatctacaaaatccttctttcgcgaaagtgctgcttatataagaagtgtgtacgctgcgcaggaacctccgccagactag